One genomic region from bacterium encodes:
- the dinB gene encoding DNA polymerase IV, which yields MRADRTIAHVDMDAFYASIEVRDTPSLRGRPVIVGAPPDARGVVAAASYEARRYGVHSAMPSREAGARCPHAVFLPVDMDKYRTVSAELFELLGTFTPQVEPLSIDEAFLDLTGCPVPIDAPAAAGTREDPGLSIAAAIKARIRRALGLPVSLGVAPNKFLAKLASELAKPDGLRRVYPDEVQSTLDPLPVTALWGVGKEMRQRLAALGVSTVGALRRTPTSVLRAAVGSSAEHLAQLSRGLDDREVVTSQDAKSIGRETTFDQDTDSLDTLGRVLAELVEDVARRLRADGALAATVTLKVRYADFRTITRATTLAWPTDAGADLRDVVSRMWDRLQPLERSVRLLGVSASRLSRAASKQLLLFGSGERRDRVDRVVDAINTRFGGGTVRQARLVGPGE from the coding sequence ATGAGGGCGGATCGCACGATCGCCCACGTGGATATGGACGCGTTCTATGCGTCCATCGAGGTTCGGGACACCCCGAGCCTACGCGGGCGGCCGGTGATCGTCGGCGCCCCTCCGGACGCCCGCGGCGTGGTCGCGGCAGCATCATACGAGGCACGCAGATATGGCGTGCACTCCGCGATGCCGTCGCGGGAGGCGGGCGCGCGGTGTCCGCACGCCGTGTTTCTTCCCGTGGACATGGACAAGTACCGTACCGTGTCCGCGGAACTGTTCGAGCTCCTTGGCACGTTCACGCCCCAGGTCGAGCCGCTCTCGATCGACGAAGCGTTCCTGGATCTCACGGGGTGCCCAGTGCCGATCGATGCCCCCGCGGCCGCCGGGACGCGCGAGGACCCGGGTCTTTCGATCGCCGCCGCGATCAAGGCGCGCATTCGCCGCGCCCTCGGCCTGCCCGTGTCCCTCGGCGTCGCCCCGAACAAGTTTCTCGCCAAGCTGGCGAGCGAACTTGCGAAGCCCGACGGGTTGCGGCGCGTCTATCCCGACGAGGTGCAGTCGACGCTCGATCCGCTGCCGGTGACCGCGTTGTGGGGGGTGGGCAAGGAGATGCGCCAGCGGCTTGCGGCGCTCGGTGTCTCCACCGTGGGGGCGCTGCGGCGCACGCCGACCTCGGTGTTGCGCGCGGCCGTCGGATCTTCGGCGGAGCATCTGGCGCAGCTCAGTCGCGGACTCGACGACCGTGAGGTCGTCACGTCGCAGGACGCTAAGTCGATCGGACGCGAGACCACGTTCGACCAGGACACGGACTCGCTGGACACGCTCGGACGCGTCTTGGCGGAGTTGGTTGAGGATGTTGCGCGACGGTTGCGCGCCGACGGCGCTCTCGCAGCCACGGTGACGCTCAAGGTGCGCTACGCCGACTTCCGGACGATCACGCGCGCCACCACGCTGGCGTGGCCGACAGACGCCGGTGCCGATCTCCGCGATGTCGTCTCCCGGATGTGGGACCGTCTGCAACCGCTCGAGCGGTCGGTCAGGCTGCTCGGGGTCAGTGCCTCACGGCTCTCCCGGGCGGCGTCCAAACAGTTGCTGTTGTTCGGGAGCGGTGAACGGCGGGACCGCGTGGACCGCGTCGTGGATGCGATCAATACGCGCTTCGGCGGCGGCACCGTCCGTCAGGCGCGCCTCGTAGGTCCGGGCGAATAG
- the hpt gene encoding hypoxanthine phosphoribosyltransferase — protein sequence MNAPAQDVREVLLTHEQIAARVRDLGAAISRDYVDRVPLLVSVLKGAVYFLTDLSRAIEVQTEIDFMAITTYGTARAKSGVVRLIKDLDVEITGRDVLLVEDVIDTGLTAGYLVRLLQARSPATLRICTLLDRPYRRILDTLEIGYRGFEIPDRFVVGYGLDYRERYRHLPFIGVLNDEVLAAAGGTRPQPVPDTT from the coding sequence GTGAACGCCCCGGCCCAGGATGTTCGGGAGGTCCTGCTCACCCACGAGCAGATTGCGGCGCGGGTGCGAGACCTCGGCGCCGCGATCTCGCGCGACTACGTCGACCGCGTACCGCTCCTGGTGTCCGTACTCAAGGGCGCCGTGTACTTTCTGACTGATCTGAGCCGGGCGATCGAGGTCCAGACCGAGATCGACTTCATGGCGATCACGACCTACGGCACCGCGCGGGCGAAGAGCGGCGTCGTGCGCCTCATCAAGGATCTCGACGTAGAGATCACGGGCCGCGACGTGTTGCTGGTCGAGGACGTGATCGATACCGGCTTAACGGCGGGCTATCTTGTCCGCCTGCTGCAAGCGCGTTCGCCGGCCACGCTCCGGATCTGTACCCTGCTTGATCGGCCGTACCGGCGCATTCTGGATACCCTTGAGATCGGCTACCGCGGGTTCGAGATCCCCGATCGGTTCGTGGTCGGGTACGGCCTCGACTACCGGGAGCGCTACCGGCACCTCCCCTTCATCGGGGTGTTAAACGACGAGGTGCTCGCGGCGGCGGGCGGAACGCGCCCTCAACCGGTTCCCGACACGACCTGA
- a CDS encoding Glu/Leu/Phe/Val dehydrogenase: MALKAVKTAPQEDPWVVARKQFNQAADLLPLKRGVREFLVYPKRELTVHFPVQREDGSVQVFTGYRIHHSTILGPTKGGIRYHPDVSLNEIRALAMLMTWKCAVVGLPYGGAKGGVVCDPKILSQTELEHLTRRYATEIEVLMGPDSDIPAPDMGTTPQVMAWIMDTYSMHRGYSVPAVVTGKPISIGGSAGRIEATGRGVTIVTRETARHLGLQLAGARAVIQGFGNVGAIAAQTLHAEGCRIVAASDSRGGVYNEKGIDPDDLIRHKQETGSVTGYRGCDAVTNDELLELPCEILVPAAMEGQITADNAARIKARIVVEGANGPTTPEADEVLKSRKVFVVPDILANAGGVIVSYFEWVQDLQSFFWTEEEINARLERILVRSFRDVLAVCQEKQIEMRVGALVRAVSRVADALVTRGIYP; the protein is encoded by the coding sequence ATGGCACTCAAGGCGGTGAAGACGGCACCTCAGGAAGATCCGTGGGTGGTCGCACGTAAGCAGTTCAACCAGGCGGCGGACCTGTTGCCTCTCAAGCGCGGTGTGCGCGAGTTCCTCGTGTATCCGAAACGCGAGCTGACCGTGCATTTCCCGGTGCAGCGCGAGGATGGCTCGGTCCAGGTGTTCACCGGATACCGGATTCACCACAGCACGATCCTCGGCCCGACGAAGGGCGGGATCCGCTACCATCCGGATGTGTCCTTGAACGAGATCCGGGCGTTGGCGATGCTGATGACCTGGAAGTGCGCGGTGGTCGGTTTGCCTTACGGCGGCGCCAAGGGCGGCGTCGTGTGCGATCCCAAGATCTTGTCCCAGACCGAGCTCGAGCACCTGACGCGCCGCTATGCTACCGAAATCGAAGTCCTGATGGGGCCCGACAGCGACATCCCCGCGCCCGACATGGGGACGACGCCCCAGGTCATGGCGTGGATCATGGACACCTACAGCATGCATCGCGGCTATTCGGTGCCCGCGGTCGTGACGGGGAAGCCGATCTCGATCGGCGGGTCCGCTGGACGCATCGAGGCCACCGGCCGCGGCGTCACGATCGTGACCCGTGAAACCGCCCGTCACTTGGGGCTGCAGCTTGCGGGGGCGCGCGCGGTGATCCAGGGCTTCGGCAACGTCGGCGCGATCGCCGCCCAGACGCTGCACGCCGAGGGCTGCCGGATCGTCGCGGCGAGCGACAGCCGCGGGGGCGTTTACAACGAGAAGGGGATCGATCCGGACGACCTGATCCGCCACAAGCAGGAGACGGGGAGCGTCACCGGGTACCGCGGGTGCGACGCGGTCACCAACGACGAGTTGCTTGAGCTGCCGTGCGAGATCCTCGTGCCTGCGGCGATGGAGGGACAGATCACCGCGGACAACGCCGCTCGCATCAAGGCGCGCATCGTCGTGGAGGGGGCGAACGGTCCGACGACACCGGAGGCGGACGAGGTGTTGAAGAGCCGCAAGGTGTTCGTCGTCCCGGACATTCTCGCCAACGCCGGCGGCGTGATCGTGTCCTACTTCGAGTGGGTGCAGGACCTTCAATCGTTCTTCTGGACCGAGGAGGAGATCAACGCCCGGCTGGAACGCATCCTGGTGCGGAGCTTCCGGGACGTTCTCGCGGTGTGTCAGGAGAAGCAGATCGAGATGCGGGTCGGTGCGCTCGTTCGCGCGGTCAGCCGCGTGGCCGACGCGCTCGTGACCCGGGGCATCTACCCGTAA
- the surE gene encoding 5'/3'-nucleotidase SurE encodes MRVLLTNDDGITSPGLAALARAVCRVAETYVVAPEHERSAASHAITLHKPLRATRASIRDVDVTAWATNGTPADCVVLAVLDLMGTPPDIVVSGINVGANLGMDLIYSGTVSGAVEAALFGIPSVAISVGAFREIHWEPAAAFAATLVGELSRRGLPRDTFLNVNVPNLPADELRGVEITRQGTRRYVSRLEKRSDPRGRDYYWLTGSAADEGSAEGTDVRAVAEGRISVTPLRLDMTHDELDAVVRSWNLTVPTT; translated from the coding sequence ATGCGCGTTCTGCTGACCAACGACGACGGCATCACGTCGCCCGGCCTTGCCGCGCTCGCGCGCGCGGTCTGCCGCGTGGCGGAGACGTACGTCGTGGCTCCCGAGCACGAGCGAAGCGCCGCCAGCCATGCGATCACGCTGCACAAACCACTGCGGGCGACGCGCGCGAGCATCCGTGACGTGGACGTGACGGCGTGGGCCACGAACGGTACACCCGCCGACTGCGTCGTGCTGGCGGTGCTCGACCTTATGGGGACGCCGCCCGACATCGTGGTGTCCGGCATCAACGTAGGCGCCAACCTTGGCATGGATCTCATCTACTCCGGCACCGTGTCGGGTGCGGTGGAAGCGGCGTTGTTCGGGATCCCGTCCGTGGCGATCTCGGTCGGGGCGTTTCGCGAGATCCACTGGGAGCCCGCCGCGGCGTTCGCGGCGACGTTGGTGGGCGAGCTCTCGCGGCGCGGGCTGCCCCGCGACACCTTCCTGAACGTCAACGTGCCGAACCTTCCGGCGGACGAGCTCCGCGGCGTGGAGATTACCCGGCAGGGCACGCGCCGCTACGTGAGCCGACTCGAGAAGCGATCCGATCCGCGCGGCCGCGACTACTATTGGCTCACCGGATCGGCCGCCGACGAGGGCAGCGCGGAGGGCACGGATGTGCGCGCGGTCGCGGAGGGCAGGATTTCCGTGACCCCCCTTCGGCTGGACATGACGCATGACGAGCTGGACGCGGTCGTTCGGTCGTGGAACCTGACCGTCCCGACGACCTGA
- the ftsX gene encoding permease-like cell division protein FtsX: MSSIQPSRGARYFLSEGLQAFRRNGLMSLAAVTVTIVTLVALGAALVVAGALDYIAHRLESQVQTVVYLKDGLADTAVAAVRARLESLPGVTAVAYVSKGEALDRLRRSIGGGVQFRDLLARNPLPASFVVDADRPDRLEVIAAAAQRLPGVEMASYGGGAVGHLFALTRVVRLFGAAVGGALALVALVIIASTIRLTVFARRTEIEVMRLVGATAWFIRWPFVIEGAVTGACGAVGAFVAVAGLYALVVQSARSSLPFLPLPGPEQVALGLLWKLLVWGVVIGVVGSLLAVRRHLRV, encoded by the coding sequence ATGAGTTCGATCCAGCCGTCACGCGGCGCCCGCTATTTCCTCTCCGAGGGTCTGCAGGCGTTTCGGCGCAACGGGCTCATGAGCCTCGCCGCCGTGACGGTTACGATCGTGACCCTCGTCGCCCTCGGGGCCGCGCTTGTGGTCGCGGGCGCCCTAGACTACATCGCGCATCGGCTGGAATCTCAGGTGCAGACGGTCGTGTACCTGAAGGACGGTTTGGCCGACACCGCGGTCGCGGCCGTGCGCGCGCGGCTTGAGTCGCTGCCCGGCGTGACCGCCGTGGCCTACGTGTCGAAAGGGGAGGCGCTCGACCGGCTTCGACGGTCGATTGGCGGCGGGGTCCAGTTCCGGGATCTGCTGGCGCGGAACCCGTTGCCGGCGTCGTTCGTGGTGGACGCCGATCGACCGGACCGGCTTGAGGTGATCGCCGCGGCGGCGCAGCGCCTGCCCGGTGTCGAGATGGCCAGCTACGGCGGGGGCGCCGTGGGGCATCTGTTCGCGTTGACCCGGGTGGTGCGGCTGTTCGGCGCGGCGGTGGGCGGCGCGCTCGCGCTCGTGGCCCTCGTCATCATCGCCAGCACGATCCGGCTGACGGTGTTCGCTCGCCGGACCGAGATCGAAGTGATGCGGCTCGTGGGGGCGACGGCGTGGTTCATCCGGTGGCCGTTCGTCATCGAGGGAGCCGTCACGGGCGCCTGTGGGGCGGTCGGGGCGTTTGTCGCGGTCGCCGGACTGTACGCGCTGGTCGTGCAAAGTGCCCGAAGTTCGCTGCCGTTCCTGCCGCTCCCGGGGCCCGAGCAGGTCGCGCTGGGGCTGCTCTGGAAGCTGTTGGTGTGGGGTGTGGTGATCGGGGTCGTGGGGAGCCTCCTCGCCGTGAGGAGGCACTTGCGCGTCTGA
- a CDS encoding branched-chain amino acid ABC transporter substrate-binding protein produces MRDREARELVQLFQAGKISRRDLLARAAMLGLSLGVLGGVGLRPAGAAGMTEVKVGVDLPMSGGEAPNGVPTNNGVIMAIEEANKAGGMYHFSESLKDDAVNGVHDPAQGAKNMQELIADSSVVGIVGNFNSNVAQACIPITNAAGIVQISPSQTNPGLTKPAFGALKLYPNGQRSKITYFRVCATDDLQGPVAADYAYRTLKARKIAILDDTETYGKGIADQVEMEFKKLGGQVLSHDGIPKGTQDFHAILTKIKAENPDLIFFGGVTTTGGGLIRKQMADVGLKTAFEGGDGIVEDEFLKVAGDQAEGSYGTVAAIDATKVASAQGFIKTYKARFNDDPGAYSANGYTCTRIILDAVKAVGPDREKVRAWVASLKNYKSILGTFSFDQNGDTTNRIITVYTVKGGKWTWADQVNFNG; encoded by the coding sequence ATGCGGGATCGTGAGGCACGAGAACTGGTCCAGTTATTCCAAGCGGGCAAGATCTCCCGCCGTGACCTGCTCGCGCGGGCGGCGATGCTCGGGCTGTCGCTGGGCGTGCTCGGCGGCGTGGGCCTGCGGCCGGCCGGGGCGGCGGGGATGACAGAAGTGAAGGTCGGCGTTGACCTGCCGATGTCCGGCGGCGAAGCGCCGAACGGCGTGCCGACCAACAACGGCGTGATCATGGCGATCGAAGAGGCGAACAAGGCCGGCGGGATGTACCACTTCTCCGAGTCGCTGAAAGACGACGCGGTGAACGGCGTCCACGATCCGGCCCAGGGCGCGAAGAACATGCAGGAACTGATCGCCGATTCCTCGGTCGTCGGCATCGTCGGAAACTTCAACAGCAACGTGGCTCAGGCGTGCATCCCGATCACCAATGCGGCGGGCATCGTCCAGATCAGCCCATCCCAGACGAACCCGGGTCTCACGAAGCCCGCGTTCGGCGCGCTCAAGCTGTACCCGAACGGCCAACGGTCGAAGATCACGTACTTCCGGGTGTGCGCGACCGACGACCTCCAGGGGCCGGTGGCGGCAGACTACGCGTATCGGACCCTGAAGGCTCGCAAGATCGCGATTCTCGATGACACGGAGACGTACGGGAAGGGTATCGCCGACCAGGTGGAGATGGAGTTCAAGAAGCTCGGCGGCCAGGTGCTCAGCCACGATGGAATTCCGAAGGGCACTCAGGATTTCCACGCGATCCTGACCAAGATCAAGGCGGAGAACCCCGACTTGATCTTCTTCGGCGGAGTGACCACGACCGGCGGCGGATTGATTCGCAAGCAGATGGCCGACGTCGGGCTGAAAACGGCCTTCGAGGGCGGCGACGGCATCGTCGAGGACGAGTTCCTCAAGGTTGCCGGGGACCAGGCCGAGGGATCGTACGGCACGGTCGCCGCGATCGACGCCACCAAGGTGGCGTCGGCGCAGGGGTTCATCAAGACCTACAAGGCGCGGTTCAATGACGATCCCGGCGCGTACAGCGCCAACGGCTACACCTGCACGAGGATCATTCTCGATGCGGTCAAGGCCGTGGGGCCCGACCGTGAGAAGGTCCGCGCGTGGGTGGCCAGCCTGAAGAACTACAAGAGCATCCTCGGCACGTTCTCATTCGACCAGAACGGG
- a CDS encoding HEAT repeat domain-containing protein, translated as MTTTPTPARPETPGSGHELERFVQQLRSTDVTLRSDAAHALGKLADEGAVPALAEALHDQDEYVRKSAVIALRRIGGHRAMEAMRVALADRSEQVCVQAVKGLGELRDAGAVEALVKVLARRERSLVSAATEALSRIGAEAVPALMEAFKDRYLRRRIGPQVWRILTDMGPRIVEPLLAVLGDENYYVKLTALTILGRVGDRRVVVPMVQTFLTDPRLQETVVGTVGRLEERGVLAMPAGDRDALLPAEVVQAFAQGDREAVLASLHSAMENPSGKVRRFALKALYGLLGDASFEPLLRYLADDDPDVKRLSIRLLSKLRDKRVIEPLVDLLLRDGGQVEEAIWDALKMLTNLHEYEELRKRVAREKAGTRPVVKTYKKKDVSPDWWRDQD; from the coding sequence ATGACCACCACACCGACCCCGGCCAGGCCTGAGACGCCCGGGTCCGGCCACGAGCTGGAGCGCTTCGTGCAGCAGTTGCGCAGCACTGACGTGACGCTGCGGAGCGATGCTGCGCATGCGCTCGGCAAGTTGGCCGACGAAGGGGCGGTGCCTGCGTTGGCCGAGGCACTCCACGATCAGGATGAGTATGTCCGAAAGAGTGCCGTGATCGCGCTGCGCCGGATTGGCGGTCACCGGGCGATGGAAGCGATGCGCGTCGCGCTCGCCGACCGCTCGGAGCAGGTGTGCGTGCAGGCGGTCAAGGGGCTCGGCGAGCTCCGCGATGCCGGGGCCGTCGAGGCCCTCGTCAAGGTGCTCGCCCGGCGCGAGCGATCGCTGGTCTCCGCTGCGACGGAGGCACTGTCTCGGATCGGCGCCGAAGCCGTCCCCGCCCTCATGGAGGCGTTCAAGGATCGCTACCTCAGGCGGCGCATCGGTCCGCAGGTCTGGCGTATCCTGACCGACATGGGGCCGCGCATCGTGGAGCCGCTGCTCGCGGTGCTCGGCGACGAGAACTACTACGTCAAGCTGACGGCCCTGACGATCTTGGGTCGTGTCGGCGATCGGCGCGTCGTGGTGCCGATGGTGCAGACGTTCCTGACGGACCCGCGGTTGCAGGAGACCGTGGTCGGGACCGTCGGGCGGCTCGAGGAGCGCGGGGTGCTGGCGATGCCGGCCGGCGATCGCGACGCGTTGTTGCCGGCAGAGGTGGTGCAGGCGTTCGCGCAGGGCGATCGCGAGGCGGTGCTTGCGTCGCTCCACAGCGCGATGGAGAACCCGAGCGGCAAGGTGCGGCGGTTCGCGCTCAAGGCGCTGTACGGGCTGCTCGGGGACGCATCGTTCGAACCGTTGCTGCGCTATCTCGCGGACGACGACCCGGACGTCAAGCGACTCTCGATCCGCCTGCTCAGCAAGCTGCGGGACAAGCGCGTCATCGAGCCGCTCGTCGATCTGCTGCTGCGAGACGGCGGGCAGGTCGAGGAGGCCATCTGGGACGCGCTCAAGATGCTCACGAACCTTCACGAGTACGAGGAGCTACGGAAGCGCGTCGCCCGCGAAAAGGCGGGGACCCGGCCGGTCGTGAAGACGTATAAGAAGAAGGACGTGTCACCGGACTGGTGGCGAGATCAAGATTGA
- a CDS encoding macro domain-containing protein gives MTDVPTARERGVGSARIRIVCGDVTLLAVDGIVNAANDRLWMGGGVAGAIKRRGGPEIEREAIALGPVPIGGAVATAAGRLGARYVIHAVTMGQDLATGAGIIREATRSALRVADSLGLRSVAFPALGTGVGGFPSARAAAVMLQETAAHLRAGSSLDEVVFALYDVAAYDAFVVALDALV, from the coding sequence GTGACGGATGTGCCCACGGCGCGCGAACGCGGGGTCGGATCCGCGCGCATCCGCATCGTCTGCGGGGATGTGACCCTCCTCGCGGTCGACGGGATCGTCAACGCGGCGAACGACCGGTTGTGGATGGGGGGCGGCGTCGCGGGGGCGATCAAGCGGCGCGGCGGACCAGAAATCGAGCGGGAAGCGATCGCACTCGGACCGGTGCCGATCGGCGGGGCGGTGGCCACGGCGGCGGGACGGCTCGGGGCGCGATACGTCATCCACGCCGTGACGATGGGGCAGGACCTCGCGACGGGCGCGGGCATCATCCGGGAAGCCACTCGAAGCGCGCTCCGCGTTGCCGATTCCCTCGGCCTGCGGTCCGTGGCCTTCCCGGCGCTCGGGACCGGCGTCGGCGGATTTCCCTCGGCCCGGGCCGCCGCGGTGATGTTGCAGGAAACCGCCGCTCATCTGCGCGCGGGGAGTTCCCTCGACGAGGTGGTGTTTGCGCTCTACGATGTCGCAGCCTACGATGCGTTTGTGGTCGCGCTTGACGCCCTCGTGTGA